From a region of the Nitrospira sp. genome:
- a CDS encoding catalase family protein, producing MSDTSLRLVQLQRRIDPWMRPAFDAVLRDPITSLTTALINWQRRDEGLKIAEERVQPDEESSLQSIIDTFRKQMRGLWKPGGFERGGNTKTHGIVRAEFIVHDGLPSRFRHGIYAQPKTYRAWVRFSGPGPYVTPDIDDVGFMSISIKLMGVPGPKLMDEEKFTQDMFGVSTPTFVTPDTRANAQLQLESLKNAQMFYFFNLRRPHLLDFIMQGLWIKTQSSPFEAPYFSCVPYLLGEGQAMQYSVWPKSNKKTPIPRLPLRPPDDYLRKAMVAALDQGDVELDIRLQLQTDPHLMPIENNAVLWPERLSPRVSVATLRIPKQKFDAPAQIAFARRLSYNPWHCIAEHRPLGNQSRARRRMYFELSKLRHDMNAEPHYEPTGDETF from the coding sequence ATCAGCGATACGTCCCTGCGACTGGTGCAACTGCAGCGGCGCATCGATCCCTGGATGCGTCCGGCCTTCGATGCGGTGCTGCGAGACCCGATCACGAGTCTGACCACCGCCCTGATCAACTGGCAGCGTCGGGACGAAGGGCTGAAGATTGCCGAGGAACGGGTGCAACCAGACGAAGAAAGTTCGCTCCAATCGATCATCGATACCTTCCGGAAGCAGATGCGCGGGCTGTGGAAGCCGGGCGGATTCGAACGCGGCGGAAATACCAAGACCCACGGCATCGTGCGCGCGGAGTTCATCGTCCATGACGGCCTGCCGTCTCGGTTCCGACACGGTATCTACGCGCAACCCAAAACCTATCGCGCATGGGTCCGCTTTTCCGGGCCCGGGCCCTACGTGACGCCGGACATCGACGACGTGGGGTTCATGAGCATCAGCATCAAGCTGATGGGAGTTCCCGGTCCAAAATTAATGGACGAGGAGAAATTCACGCAGGATATGTTTGGCGTGTCCACGCCGACCTTTGTCACGCCGGACACGCGCGCGAATGCTCAGTTGCAACTTGAGAGCCTGAAGAATGCGCAGATGTTCTACTTTTTCAATCTTCGCCGTCCCCACCTGTTGGACTTCATCATGCAGGGATTGTGGATCAAGACGCAGAGTAGCCCGTTCGAGGCGCCGTACTTCAGTTGTGTGCCCTATCTGCTGGGAGAAGGGCAGGCGATGCAGTATTCGGTGTGGCCGAAATCAAACAAGAAAACCCCAATCCCACGCCTGCCGCTGCGGCCGCCTGATGACTACCTGCGCAAGGCCATGGTCGCCGCGCTCGATCAGGGCGATGTCGAGCTGGATATTCGCTTGCAGTTACAGACCGATCCTCATCTGATGCCGATCGAAAACAATGCGGTGCTGTGGCCGGAGCGACTGTCGCCCCGGGTCTCGGTGGCCACCTTGCGCATCCCAAAACAGAAGTTTGACGCACCGGCGCAGATCGCGTTCGCGCGACGCCTATCCTACAACCCGTGGCACTGCATCGCCGAGCACCGCCCGCTCGGCAATCAAAGCCGGGCACGGCGCCGAATGTATTTCGAGTTATCGAAGTTGCGACACGACATGAACGCTGAGCCGCACTATGAGCCGACTGGGGATGAAACGTTTTGA
- a CDS encoding peroxidase translates to MSTILSQGRSVELDDVQGLVRFGYKHLTEACFLLLRVKDPAAARAWLAQAPVTSAVKADPLPETALHVALTSEGLRALEFAPDLLAEFSAEFVAGVASDAARARRLGDIGANDPSGWHWGAGERVPHVAVLLYARSGRLATWEQEIEAQCGAGFVRIERLSTSDLHGVEPFGFVDGISQPQIDWERKRPVRDQDQLEYSNVSCLGEFLLGYPNEYGLYTPRPLLTPRRDPDALLPRAEDAPDQADLGRNGCYLVLRQLHQDVQGFWRELDRQAEGNTDLRERLAAAMVGRKKNGEPLVAPSEDSVAGDAAAQQSKLNDFTYGADPRGLRCPLGAHIRRTNPRNADLPGGPGGILSRLWRMLGFNAAALEQDLVASTRFHRLLRRGRTFGAGVTPELSATQSSPCTETGIYFICLVANIKRQFEFVQSAWLIGSKFAGLTGESDPLLGHRLPDPGDSPTDGFSIPQADGPDRRLTGLPRFVTVQGGAYFFLPGIRALRYLATAR, encoded by the coding sequence ATGAGCACAATCCTGAGTCAGGGGCGGTCTGTGGAACTGGACGACGTTCAGGGCCTGGTGCGGTTCGGGTACAAGCACCTGACGGAAGCTTGTTTTCTCCTACTGCGCGTCAAGGATCCGGCCGCTGCGCGCGCGTGGCTGGCGCAGGCGCCGGTCACGAGCGCCGTCAAGGCCGATCCACTGCCCGAGACTGCGCTCCACGTCGCCCTCACGAGCGAGGGACTGCGTGCATTGGAGTTCGCCCCCGACCTGCTCGCGGAGTTTTCAGCTGAATTTGTCGCCGGCGTGGCGAGTGATGCCGCACGTGCGCGCCGTCTGGGAGATATCGGCGCCAATGATCCAAGCGGTTGGCATTGGGGCGCCGGGGAGCGGGTGCCGCACGTCGCCGTGCTTCTGTATGCCCGTTCCGGGCGACTGGCGACATGGGAACAGGAGATCGAAGCGCAATGCGGGGCCGGATTCGTGCGCATCGAACGCCTGTCGACATCCGATTTACATGGCGTGGAACCGTTTGGATTCGTCGACGGCATTTCGCAACCGCAAATCGATTGGGAGCGCAAGCGCCCGGTGCGCGACCAGGACCAGCTCGAGTACAGCAACGTGAGTTGCCTCGGCGAGTTCCTGCTCGGCTATCCCAACGAATACGGGCTCTACACACCGCGTCCGCTGCTTACTCCACGGCGTGACCCCGATGCTCTCCTGCCGAGAGCCGAAGACGCGCCGGACCAAGCCGACCTCGGACGCAACGGCTGCTATCTCGTGTTGCGTCAACTTCACCAGGACGTGCAAGGCTTCTGGCGCGAACTGGACCGGCAAGCGGAAGGCAATACGGACTTGCGCGAGCGACTAGCCGCCGCGATGGTTGGCCGGAAGAAGAATGGCGAACCTCTGGTCGCGCCAAGCGAGGACTCAGTCGCCGGCGACGCTGCCGCGCAGCAATCAAAACTGAACGACTTCACCTACGGAGCTGATCCGCGAGGGCTGCGCTGCCCGTTGGGTGCTCACATTCGCCGGACCAATCCGCGCAATGCGGATTTGCCGGGCGGCCCGGGGGGAATCCTCTCGCGTCTGTGGCGCATGTTGGGATTCAACGCAGCGGCGCTGGAACAGGATTTGGTCGCATCGACACGCTTTCATCGCCTGCTTCGCCGTGGACGAACATTCGGTGCAGGCGTAACGCCTGAGCTGTCTGCGACGCAATCCTCGCCCTGCACGGAGACCGGGATCTATTTCATCTGCCTTGTGGCCAATATCAAGCGCCAGTTCGAGTTCGTGCAAAGCGCGTGGTTGATCGGGAGCAAGTTTGCCGGGCTCACCGGCGAAAGCGACCCACTGCTCGGCCATCGATTGCCGGACCCCGGAGATTCTCCCACCGACGGCTTCTCGATTCCGCAAGCCGATGGTCCGGATCGACGGCTGACCGGCCTGCCACGGTTCGTCACCGTGCAAGGCGGCGCCTACTTTTTCCTGCCCGGTATTCGCGCATTGCGGTACCTCGCCACGGCGCGCTGA
- a CDS encoding cytochrome c — protein MTEAERVGADIWFNATAGNARFFTYVYQQRLGVMIDWYRVLRSDTRAERFHRWGLINDPDCCTPGDPQCPAKSYDETYGFDYCPGDDELLKHVGKPGYRDPACDLKDVPLAKDDPHGPKDMRQSACDLEFGTSTGALGLRKFPNPKFDKVKWLKINGGHLDSWDGYTAKVAPRKDREAPAKSHLVDGSIEPPYRIGMSCGACHIAFDPLHPPKDPAHPKWENLSGTVGNQYGRFAQILGSGMAPNTIEYQIYGHSRPGAVDTSAIPNDQVNNAGTMNAIINLAKRPTFEEDIIKWRKTNQCPAGGDERTCWCEPGKDGKCWERGRKKEFVHHILKGGEDSIGTLEAIQRVYFNIGSCSEEGWVNHLTDMRQLDPTMRGFGQTPFDIGQVRRDCSQFRAIEDRLGEIAQFLLTGAPADLYQARGLKNNAALVEQLNKEFGKGAVEKGRTIFASKCASCHSSQSGPFENRDFRTVSTDPKDKGIRVDWLGNDKLIPVSEVGTNRSRSLHSNHMKGHVWEEYASETLRAKPGDPQLKEPSDGGRGYYRNISLLSLWAYAPFMHDNAVGPEVCGGPLDEHYYPPYVDKDGKPLASPPPCWVFDPSVEGRFTLYKASMKELLNPSQRIPKVTGFNSDVTIRLFPKLGDGKLERFIDTAIRFPVGTPAARIGNFRHKELVGDLVMARVNFDKLKAKYADRYGAEKGERIAKTIQDKGTELLAKPGSILEAGAELREIYSNSLAVIENDGHRFGEDLSDQEKDALTAFLATL, from the coding sequence CTGACGGAGGCCGAGCGAGTCGGAGCGGACATTTGGTTCAACGCCACGGCCGGCAATGCGCGTTTCTTTACCTACGTCTATCAGCAACGGCTCGGCGTCATGATTGACTGGTATCGGGTCTTGCGCAGCGACACGCGCGCGGAACGCTTCCATCGGTGGGGTCTCATCAACGATCCGGACTGCTGTACACCGGGCGATCCTCAGTGTCCGGCGAAGAGTTATGACGAGACCTATGGGTTTGACTATTGCCCGGGCGATGACGAATTGCTCAAGCATGTCGGGAAGCCTGGCTATCGCGATCCCGCCTGCGATTTGAAGGATGTTCCACTCGCCAAAGATGATCCGCACGGTCCCAAAGATATGCGTCAGTCAGCCTGCGACCTCGAATTCGGTACGTCGACCGGAGCACTGGGGTTGCGAAAATTTCCCAATCCAAAGTTCGACAAGGTGAAATGGCTGAAGATTAACGGCGGGCACTTGGACTCGTGGGACGGCTATACGGCCAAAGTGGCACCGCGGAAGGACCGCGAAGCGCCAGCGAAGAGTCATTTAGTCGATGGCTCCATTGAACCGCCCTATCGCATCGGCATGTCCTGCGGAGCCTGCCACATCGCCTTTGACCCACTCCATCCTCCTAAAGATCCCGCCCATCCGAAATGGGAGAATCTCTCCGGTACGGTCGGCAATCAATACGGCCGATTTGCGCAGATCTTAGGGTCGGGAATGGCGCCAAACACCATTGAATACCAAATATACGGACATTCTAGGCCGGGTGCCGTCGATACCTCCGCGATTCCCAACGATCAGGTCAACAATGCCGGCACGATGAACGCAATTATCAATCTGGCCAAGCGGCCGACCTTTGAGGAAGACATCATCAAATGGCGCAAGACCAACCAATGTCCGGCTGGAGGAGACGAGCGGACCTGTTGGTGCGAGCCGGGCAAGGACGGCAAGTGCTGGGAGCGGGGCCGAAAGAAAGAGTTCGTTCACCATATTTTGAAAGGTGGAGAAGACAGTATCGGGACACTCGAAGCAATTCAACGTGTGTACTTCAACATCGGAAGCTGCTCCGAGGAAGGGTGGGTCAACCATCTTACGGATATGCGCCAACTCGATCCCACGATGCGCGGCTTTGGGCAGACGCCGTTCGACATCGGACAGGTTCGCCGGGACTGTTCGCAATTCCGGGCGATTGAAGATCGCTTGGGCGAAATCGCTCAGTTCTTGCTAACTGGAGCCCCGGCCGATCTGTACCAAGCGCGTGGGTTGAAGAACAACGCCGCGCTTGTCGAACAACTCAATAAGGAATTCGGTAAAGGGGCAGTCGAGAAGGGCCGCACGATTTTCGCGAGCAAATGCGCTTCGTGCCATTCCAGCCAGAGCGGACCGTTCGAGAATCGAGACTTTCGAACGGTTTCCACAGATCCAAAGGACAAAGGCATTCGCGTCGATTGGCTCGGGAACGACAAGCTCATCCCCGTGAGTGAGGTAGGCACAAACCGTTCTCGCTCCCTCCATTCCAATCACATGAAAGGCCATGTTTGGGAAGAGTACGCCTCGGAAACCTTACGGGCAAAACCCGGTGATCCTCAACTCAAGGAACCCTCCGACGGTGGACGGGGCTACTACCGAAACATATCCTTGCTCAGCCTATGGGCCTATGCGCCATTCATGCACGATAACGCAGTGGGCCCTGAAGTCTGCGGTGGCCCATTGGACGAACACTACTACCCGCCATATGTCGATAAAGATGGGAAGCCGCTGGCCAGCCCGCCGCCCTGTTGGGTCTTCGATCCCAGCGTAGAGGGTCGATTCACGCTCTACAAAGCGTCGATGAAAGAGCTCCTCAACCCATCCCAACGAATTCCAAAAGTGACCGGGTTCAATTCCGACGTAACCATTCGGCTGTTCCCGAAGCTGGGTGACGGCAAGCTGGAACGTTTTATTGACACGGCCATTCGCTTTCCGGTCGGCACGCCGGCCGCGCGCATTGGGAACTTCCGTCACAAGGAGCTGGTGGGAGACCTCGTCATGGCACGGGTAAATTTCGACAAACTGAAAGCCAAGTACGCCGACCGGTATGGAGCAGAAAAAGGCGAACGGATCGCCAAAACGATCCAAGACAAGGGAACGGAGTTGCTCGCGAAACCGGGATCGATACTCGAGGCCGGAGCGGAATTGCGCGAGATCTACAGCAACAGTCTCGCGGTCATCGAAAACGATGGGCACCGATTCGGCGAAGATCTTTCGGATCAGGAGAAGGATGCGCTGACAGCGTTCCTCGCGACACTCTGA
- a CDS encoding glycine--tRNA ligase subunit alpha, translating to MTFQELILALHRFWADQGCVIHQPYDMEMGAGTFHPATFLRSLGPEPWRSAYAQPCRRPTDGRYGENPNRLQHYYQYQVVLKPSPDNIQELYLDSLARLGINPKHHDIRFIQDDWESPTLGAWGLGWEVRLDGMEITQFTYFQEIGGIELSPITGEITYGTERIAMYLQGVDNVFDLAWTDRVTYRDIHHETEVQGSRYNFEQADVAMLMQAFQANEAECKRLLAQTDQRLTLSAYDYCIKSSHLFNLLDARGAISVAERTGYIARVRALARQCAERYRDERAAMGHPLMKAQVTHR from the coding sequence GTGACTTTCCAAGAACTCATTCTTGCCCTTCATCGATTCTGGGCCGATCAAGGGTGTGTCATTCATCAACCCTATGACATGGAAATGGGTGCCGGCACCTTTCATCCGGCCACATTTCTGCGATCACTCGGACCGGAACCCTGGCGGTCGGCCTATGCCCAACCCTGCCGCCGCCCGACCGATGGCCGTTATGGTGAAAACCCGAACCGTCTTCAACACTATTACCAATACCAAGTCGTGCTGAAGCCCTCTCCGGACAACATTCAAGAGCTGTATCTGGACAGTCTGGCTCGGCTGGGGATCAACCCGAAACACCACGACATCCGCTTCATCCAAGACGATTGGGAATCGCCGACGCTGGGGGCCTGGGGATTGGGATGGGAAGTGAGACTGGACGGAATGGAGATCACTCAGTTTACGTACTTTCAGGAGATCGGCGGGATAGAACTGAGCCCGATCACCGGCGAAATCACCTATGGCACGGAACGCATTGCGATGTATCTCCAGGGAGTCGACAACGTCTTTGATCTCGCCTGGACCGACCGTGTCACATATCGAGACATCCATCACGAGACCGAAGTACAAGGGTCGCGCTATAACTTCGAGCAGGCGGACGTGGCCATGCTCATGCAAGCGTTCCAGGCGAATGAAGCGGAGTGCAAACGATTGCTTGCGCAGACCGATCAGCGTCTGACGCTGTCGGCCTACGATTACTGCATCAAATCATCCCACCTGTTCAACCTGCTGGATGCCCGAGGGGCGATCAGCGTCGCTGAACGGACGGGCTACATCGCTCGGGTGCGGGCTCTCGCCAGGCAGTGCGCCGAGCGCTATCGCGATGAGCGGGCGGCGATGGGACATCCGTTGATGAAGGCGCAGGTCACGCATCGATGA
- a CDS encoding glycine--tRNA ligase subunit beta produces MSRTLVKKRQQRTLPAKVHAELLFEIGTEELPFEFIVPAVASLRESADRLLRDARLTFESINTYATPRRLVLTVDRLATHQIAVVKETMGPSRMVAFDQAGQPTKAAMGFAAGQGVPVESLEIRETPKGEYLFAVKRDAGRSTAALLPELLPQLIEKMSFPKAMKWNETGLRFARPVRWIVALFGGKVVPVQVAGIKAGNRTYGHRVMGNGKPITVKDFTTYTQGLERQGVIIDPDRRRTTIREQIDRLCAKAGVGLNADDTLLDQAVYTTEWPCAVLGNFKPEYLAVPQEVLMTSMKEHQGFFSVRDKKSGKLAPHFIAVVNNELKNMSLIRTGNERVLAARLADAKFFFDEDRKVKLEERGKKLTGVTFHQKLGTMAQKQERIRKLAVLIAAHLDPGQDALRQVCDRAAALSKADLLAGIVGEFPELQGIMGGEYALHDGESTAVAQAIREQYLPKAIEGELPKTLAGQILSLADRLDSIAAFFHVGIVPTGSEDPFALRRHATAIVRIVLEGNLRINLRTCIDHAMDIVAKDGFKGAPGSEREARLRITEFIFERVRHYGRIVYALRDDVIESVLKPAHDNAIDLVDLVQKMKALEAVTKKPEFDPLIVGFKRAHRLVEKEQWEQGPVEEARFQHPSESALHKAVGKERDKIASALVVGEYSKALDSLVGLKPGIDAFFEAVMVNAEDKAVRSNRLSLLKEVDGLFMSFADFSQIVVQGR; encoded by the coding sequence ATGAGCCGCACACTGGTCAAGAAACGGCAACAACGGACGCTGCCGGCCAAGGTTCACGCCGAGTTATTGTTCGAGATCGGCACTGAGGAGCTGCCGTTCGAATTTATCGTTCCAGCCGTGGCATCTCTTCGAGAAAGTGCCGACCGTCTCTTGCGGGACGCGCGATTGACCTTCGAATCGATCAACACCTATGCGACACCTCGACGGCTGGTCTTGACTGTCGATCGCTTGGCCACCCATCAAATAGCCGTCGTCAAGGAAACAATGGGGCCGTCGAGAATGGTGGCGTTCGACCAAGCCGGCCAGCCCACGAAGGCGGCGATGGGGTTTGCTGCGGGCCAGGGTGTTCCAGTCGAGAGCTTGGAGATTCGTGAAACGCCGAAAGGCGAGTATCTTTTCGCGGTCAAGCGTGACGCGGGGCGATCGACTGCGGCGCTTCTTCCTGAATTGCTGCCACAACTGATCGAAAAAATGTCGTTTCCGAAAGCCATGAAATGGAACGAAACGGGTCTACGGTTCGCGAGGCCCGTGCGATGGATCGTTGCCTTGTTTGGAGGGAAGGTGGTGCCGGTGCAGGTGGCCGGCATCAAAGCCGGCAATCGGACATACGGGCATCGCGTGATGGGCAACGGAAAGCCCATTACTGTGAAGGATTTCACGACCTACACCCAGGGGCTTGAGCGGCAGGGAGTGATCATAGATCCCGACCGCCGTCGCACAACGATTCGCGAGCAAATCGACCGTCTGTGCGCCAAAGCCGGTGTTGGGTTGAATGCCGATGACACCCTGCTTGATCAGGCGGTGTATACGACCGAATGGCCCTGTGCCGTCCTGGGCAACTTCAAACCGGAGTATTTGGCAGTTCCCCAAGAGGTCTTGATGACGTCGATGAAAGAACATCAAGGATTCTTCTCGGTCAGGGACAAGAAGTCCGGTAAGCTGGCGCCGCATTTCATCGCCGTCGTCAACAATGAGCTTAAGAATATGTCGCTGATTCGGACGGGAAACGAGCGAGTATTGGCGGCTCGCTTGGCGGACGCGAAGTTTTTCTTCGATGAAGACCGGAAAGTGAAGCTGGAGGAACGGGGGAAAAAACTCACCGGCGTCACGTTCCATCAGAAACTCGGTACGATGGCCCAGAAGCAGGAGCGAATCAGAAAACTGGCTGTCTTGATCGCCGCTCACCTGGATCCTGGACAGGATGCGTTACGGCAAGTTTGTGATCGGGCGGCGGCTTTGTCCAAAGCCGATCTGCTGGCGGGGATTGTGGGTGAGTTCCCTGAACTGCAAGGCATCATGGGGGGCGAGTACGCCCTGCATGATGGAGAATCGACTGCGGTGGCCCAGGCCATTCGGGAGCAATATCTGCCCAAGGCGATCGAAGGAGAATTGCCCAAAACGTTGGCAGGGCAGATTCTTTCCCTGGCAGATCGGCTGGATTCTATCGCCGCATTTTTCCATGTGGGTATTGTCCCGACGGGATCGGAAGATCCCTTTGCATTGCGCCGTCACGCCACCGCGATCGTGAGGATCGTGCTTGAGGGGAACCTTCGAATCAATCTCCGAACATGTATCGATCATGCCATGGATATTGTGGCAAAGGACGGATTCAAAGGCGCTCCGGGATCGGAACGGGAAGCACGCCTGCGCATCACAGAGTTTATCTTTGAGCGGGTTCGCCACTACGGTCGGATCGTGTATGCCTTGCGCGATGACGTCATCGAGTCGGTTTTGAAGCCGGCGCATGACAACGCGATTGACCTCGTCGATCTCGTCCAGAAGATGAAGGCGCTTGAAGCCGTGACGAAAAAGCCAGAGTTCGATCCCTTGATCGTGGGCTTCAAGCGAGCCCATCGACTGGTGGAAAAAGAACAGTGGGAACAAGGGCCGGTCGAGGAGGCCAGGTTTCAGCATCCATCGGAATCGGCGCTTCACAAGGCGGTTGGGAAAGAACGAGATAAGATAGCCTCGGCCCTGGTGGTCGGTGAGTACAGCAAGGCGCTGGATTCCTTGGTAGGGCTCAAGCCCGGGATTGACGCCTTTTTCGAGGCTGTGATGGTGAATGCCGAGGACAAGGCCGTTCGCAGCAACCGGTTGTCGTTGCTCAAAGAGGTCGATGGGCTGTTCATGTCATTCGCGGACTTTTCCCAGATTGTGGTACAAGGACGGTAG
- a CDS encoding pyruvate, phosphate dikinase, producing MAKKYVYYFGDGKAEGTSNMKELLGGKGAGLAEMTNLGISVPPGFTISTEACVEYYRIGKQYPQGMWDATLKALKRVERSMGMGFGNPERPLLVSVRSGARASMPGMMDTVLNVGLTTKTVEGLAAKTRNDRFAQDSYRRFVSMFGSIVMGVPREHFEAILKHKKAEVGVAHETHLDARHLRELVASFKALIKEETKKDFPDEPLEQLELAINAVFSSWFGARAITYRRLYGIPDSWGTAVNVVAMVFGNMGETSGTGVAFTRSPSSGDRAFFGECLMNAQGEDVVAGIRTPLPVSALAKNVPDAYKDLEHTYKKLEKHYRDMLDLEFTIQEGKLYMLQTRVGKRTGIAAVKIAVDMVKEGVISKQEAVQRIGADQLAQYLYPIFDSKEESKSNPLGKGLPAGPGAAAGKIALTPDRAVELRAAGNRVVLVRQETSPDDIHGMNAAAGFLTARGGMTSHAAVVARQMGKVCVAGCDAVEVLDSQTVKIGAKTFREGDYLSINGSTGNVYEGDIPVVESEIIQVIQGKLDPKKSDKYQRFATILSWADGFRRLRVRANADVPDQAKIARGFGAEGIGLCRTEHMFFAEDRILIMQKMILARTKEEREKYLDQLLPLQKQDFVGLYREMKGYPVTIRLLDPPLHEFLPKREELMVEIAQLELTGNDGAKLEEQRRLLARVEELHEFNPMLGLRGCRLGITMPEITRMQARAIMEAACELAKEGVKIVPEIMIPLVGMVSEMKSQKDLIREVAQETTKRYDVKLSYLIGTMIELPRAAVTAEHIAKEAEFFSFGTNDLTQTTFGFSRDDAAKFIDHYRTINIMESDPFAVLDREGVGSLMRQAIAGGRQTRPDIKLGICGEHGGDPSSVEFCHELGLDYVSCSPYRVAIARLAAAHAALAEADAKKSAQPATSSRVRSTRTRPSRRRSRVARKAR from the coding sequence GTGGCAAAGAAATACGTCTACTATTTCGGCGATGGCAAAGCCGAGGGCACCTCGAACATGAAGGAGTTGCTCGGTGGAAAAGGCGCAGGGCTGGCCGAGATGACCAATTTGGGTATCTCAGTCCCGCCGGGGTTTACGATTTCTACCGAAGCCTGCGTCGAGTATTACAGGATCGGCAAGCAATACCCTCAGGGAATGTGGGATGCCACGTTGAAGGCGCTCAAACGTGTCGAACGATCGATGGGCATGGGATTCGGGAATCCTGAACGGCCGTTGCTGGTCTCAGTTCGATCCGGGGCGCGAGCCTCGATGCCGGGCATGATGGACACCGTGCTGAACGTCGGCCTGACGACGAAGACCGTGGAAGGGTTGGCGGCAAAAACGCGGAACGATCGGTTCGCCCAGGACAGCTATCGGAGATTCGTGTCGATGTTCGGCAGTATCGTGATGGGCGTGCCTCGCGAACATTTCGAAGCCATCCTCAAACACAAGAAAGCCGAAGTCGGGGTCGCGCACGAGACGCATTTGGATGCCAGGCATCTCCGCGAATTGGTTGCAAGTTTCAAAGCCCTCATCAAGGAAGAAACGAAAAAAGATTTTCCGGATGAGCCGCTCGAGCAACTGGAGCTGGCGATCAACGCCGTCTTTTCGTCCTGGTTCGGCGCGCGCGCCATTACCTACCGCCGGTTGTACGGCATTCCCGATTCCTGGGGAACCGCAGTGAACGTCGTGGCGATGGTCTTCGGGAATATGGGGGAGACAAGCGGCACGGGGGTGGCCTTTACGCGGAGCCCGAGTTCCGGCGATCGGGCCTTCTTCGGTGAATGTCTGATGAATGCGCAAGGCGAGGATGTCGTCGCGGGGATTCGAACCCCTCTTCCGGTGAGTGCCCTCGCGAAGAATGTCCCTGATGCTTACAAGGACCTCGAACATACGTATAAGAAGCTCGAAAAGCACTACCGGGATATGCTTGACCTCGAATTTACCATCCAAGAGGGCAAGCTCTATATGCTGCAAACTCGTGTCGGCAAGCGGACGGGGATTGCGGCGGTGAAGATCGCTGTGGATATGGTGAAAGAAGGGGTCATTTCCAAGCAGGAAGCGGTGCAGCGTATCGGGGCCGATCAACTCGCGCAGTATCTCTATCCGATTTTCGACTCCAAAGAAGAATCGAAATCGAACCCGCTGGGGAAGGGGTTGCCGGCCGGACCGGGCGCAGCTGCGGGGAAGATTGCGCTGACCCCTGATCGCGCGGTTGAACTGAGAGCGGCGGGCAATCGCGTCGTACTCGTCAGGCAGGAGACCAGCCCGGATGATATTCACGGCATGAATGCGGCGGCCGGTTTCTTGACGGCGCGCGGCGGGATGACGTCTCATGCCGCTGTGGTCGCTCGGCAGATGGGCAAGGTCTGTGTCGCAGGGTGTGACGCGGTCGAGGTGTTGGACAGCCAAACGGTGAAGATCGGCGCCAAGACGTTCAGGGAGGGAGATTATCTCTCGATCAACGGATCGACCGGCAATGTGTATGAGGGCGATATCCCGGTCGTCGAATCAGAAATCATTCAAGTCATTCAGGGGAAGCTCGATCCAAAAAAGTCCGACAAATATCAACGGTTCGCGACGATTCTGTCCTGGGCCGACGGTTTCCGCAGGCTTCGCGTCCGTGCGAACGCCGACGTGCCGGACCAGGCGAAGATTGCCAGAGGGTTCGGCGCGGAGGGCATCGGCTTGTGCCGGACCGAACACATGTTCTTCGCCGAGGATCGCATTCTGATCATGCAGAAGATGATCCTGGCCCGAACGAAAGAAGAGCGTGAAAAATACCTGGATCAGCTGCTGCCTCTGCAGAAGCAAGATTTCGTCGGACTCTACCGAGAGATGAAGGGCTATCCCGTGACGATTCGCTTGCTCGATCCGCCGCTCCATGAGTTTTTGCCCAAGCGGGAAGAGCTGATGGTCGAGATCGCCCAGCTGGAATTGACGGGAAATGACGGGGCCAAGCTGGAAGAACAGCGTCGGCTTCTGGCCCGAGTCGAGGAACTGCACGAGTTTAATCCGATGCTCGGTCTTCGCGGATGCCGGTTGGGGATCACCATGCCGGAGATCACGCGCATGCAAGCCAGAGCGATCATGGAGGCCGCCTGCGAGCTGGCGAAAGAAGGCGTGAAGATCGTCCCCGAGATCATGATTCCGCTCGTGGGCATGGTCTCGGAGATGAAGTCGCAGAAAGATCTGATCCGTGAAGTGGCTCAAGAAACGACGAAGCGCTACGATGTGAAACTGTCGTACCTGATCGGGACGATGATCGAATTGCCCCGTGCAGCCGTCACCGCCGAACACATCGCCAAAGAAGCCGAATTCTTTTCGTTCGGGACGAACGATCTGACGCAAACCACGTTTGGCTTTTCGCGCGATGATGCGGCGAAATTCATCGACCATTATCGAACCATCAATATTATGGAATCGGATCCGTTCGCCGTGTTGGACCGGGAGGGGGTTGGATCGCTGATGCGCCAGGCCATCGCCGGAGGCCGGCAAACCAGGCCCGATATCAAATTGGGCATATGTGGCGAGCACGGAGGCGATCCGAGTTCTGTGGAGTTCTGCCATGAACTGGGCTTGGATTACGTGAGCTGTTCGCCGTATCGAGTGGCGATCGCCAGATTGGCCGCTGCGCATGCCGCTCTGGCGGAAGCAGATGCCAAGAAGTCCGCTCAACCCGCTACGTCGTCACGAGTGCGGTCGACTAGGACACGACCAAGTCGCCGTCGATCCCGCGTGGCCCGCAAGGCACGGTGA